The genomic stretch GTTTAACGCTATACACGAGAAACATCTTGTGAATGCCATGCTTTGTCTCTGCAAAACGCTccgacaataataatatgcgtCACGTCATTAAAATCCCGAACAGATGTTTCAATCTGTCAAATGGTGCACCCCATCATTATCATTGCTATAGACGCGGGTGAAAAAtccgtaaaaaattttcaatatttaacatCACATTCGCATTTAAATCGCGGATACATTTCGACAAGgggaagaaaaatagaaatacttTGCCATTAAACGTATACGCGTATAGAGGGATGTCTGACATTCGTGTATGCAatcggaattttttttcgtcgaaGAAATCGCGCGCGCAAATTCATCGCttcgtctaaaaaaaaaatcatcccTTTCGATGACGACAACGGCAACGTCCGTTGCGGTACTCACCATAATAAAGAGGGTGTCCCGTCGTCCGCCTTTATACGCGTCGAGTCAATTTCAGCCAGTCCGGCCGAACGATCGGCAATCGCGGCAGCCACCACACTGCGAAGGAAAGCGTCACGGGATTGCTACACCGCTGCTGCTCCGCTCTCCAGAGTAAGccggggaggggaggggaaggaAAAGTGGAGGAGAAGAGGGGGTCAGATCCGTCGTCgtccgtcgtcgtcgccgccgaCTTTGCCATGCTGCGGCACGCGAAATTCGCGCATGTACCCTAGCGTCCCGACGCCGTCGACGCcgcgcatatacatatgcacCGCACGCATACGCACGCACGGCAGCCCGACATTTCGGCCGTCCGTTCACGCGGCCGGccggctggctggctggctggctggctggatGGCTGGCTGGATGGCTGCtagctggctggctggctgatCGAAAGAGCTGCTTGCGACCCTTCGGCGTCACGGACGCTCTACTTTAGCCCTTTGCGATTCTATATCGAGGCGGGGAGACCCTCCCCCGAGACATAGAGCTTTGCGATAATCCTAAACAGAATTTCCGAACAGTCCAAGTGGTATGCGAGGAAACTGATTGGAAAATTggaatttcctttttttttaatattttgtgcgcaagaaaaaattcgatatatatatatatatatatatcgatgatgttaaaatgtgaaatattcggtattgatttatttgttgAAAGCTCGGACCGTAAAGGGAATGCCGCGCGGGTTTTTcgattaactttataaaagcCTAATTGAAAATCGTATGTCTCTAATGGTACAGAGTactctcaatatatatattcgttattatgtttaatcgGTTCTTTATTAGATTActctctaaataaaatttcatcatttcgagcgtaaattaatataaatatactattacATGTACTCAATCGCTTTTATACTTCAACATGTTACGAAAACATCGGCGAGGTATGCCATTAACGCGATCTCTCTCGTGCacaatatactattattttaaacaagataTAGTTGAGATACGTTGATAAGGAATTACTAAATTCAAACATTTCCGCTCTAATAAACTatctaattaaacaaaatgcaATACTCGAGCGCCGTGTTTAGAAAGTTGTTTCGAGATCATActgataattataagatagatAGAAGTAtagattttaatcataattttcaaaatttattaatataatacgcaATATACTCAAGACGGCGCATCGTCCCCTCTTCTCGCCTCCCCGCCCTCCCATCCCGCTCTTCGATGCAATGATAATAGCGATTCGTTTGACCCATTCTTCATCGGTCGCTATTCTGTATACATACAAAGATAATTGCTATGCATTCTGCAGATCGTATCTAGTTAATTCGGTTTcgtgataatatatatcgataacgTTGTCAGTGATAACGCAATTGTTAAATGAAGACCTCCCTCATACATTGATTTATATGTAGAGATTCCGCATTTGTTTCGGGATGATTAATTCAAGTCTAGTCtcgattaaatcattttaatctagtgtaatttttgattacaataatattattatatatgataaattgttttatttgacatatttttgatgaaaatattatgcatgatatatttttttaagaacagAATGATTGTagtaaacaaaatttgtaGGAACgtgatattagaaaatatgtcacatttaattttcagaGACTCGAAGAGAGAATTCgaaatacacaaaaaaataatgcggataaaatataatgaaaatcttataattattccgAGAGGGATGTGCGCGAATggtttcttaatttaaagacTGGATAAGTTGAATCTCGGCGCCTGAAATATTTTCAGGCGATTTGTGAAACGGTTTCGTTCGGGGATGAGTTAGCGACGGTAAAATTCGCACGTTTATATATTCGATGAACCGAGCGTGTTGAGGCGGAGGCGAaggcggcgacggcggcggcgacggcggcggcgccgTAAGCGAGTTCTCGCGGCACCTCGCGGCGTCCGGCGGCGAACAGCAAGAATCGCGCGATTTTGCAGCTACGGCCGGGGGTTGGTCTTTCCTATTCGAGGTTgtcgtacgtacgtacgtacgtacgtaagCACGGCGGCGGCACGCTTTTGTTCCTCACACGCGAGTGCTGCGGGAGACGCGAGACAGGAGCGGCGTAACACGGAACGCGTTACGAGCGAGCCACCACCGCCAgcagaaggaggaggaggaggaggaggaggtggagGAGAGTGAGAGGGAGTAAGAGGAACCCGCGTCGGGAAGCGCTGGCACACGCGGTGTCGCGAAAAATGGCGAAGACGTTTCGCGCGGTGACGGTCTCGGCTCTGTCAAACAATGGACAGACCACGCCGAAGTACAACAAACCGGTCACGCTCAATATCAATTATGACCCGCAGGGCCTCAGCATCGAGCTTGTCTCAGGTACGGACGCGGTTAAATAGGCCGTCGTCGGCGTCGACGGGCCGCATCGTCGGCGACGCGACCGACGGCGACGCGGCTGATCGATCACGCGATCCGGCCATCCGGGCGACATAACCACACTTCCCGTCGCATCGactgcttttttttctcctctctcgGCAAGATCGCGCCCAGCCGTTTCCCGGTAGCTCCGGGTCGATCGCTGGCCGACgtcgtttttaattttgcgaagTCCTTCATCAAAACGCGGCGACGATCTTCTCGACTCGTgtctttgtctcttttttcttttatttgctctctcgttttttcggcttttgtttatttgtttttttattgtttattacacTGATAACAAAACACCTTGAAAATCGTCTATGATGGATCGAATTTTGTCGATTGCACGCTACGCGATACCAATGCTATTGTTATACTTTATAGGAGAGAGATGACATTATTTGAATGGACAGATGATGCATGATGAAATGTATAAATCATTGATTTGCAACTGTTGTTTTAATTGGAAGCATATATTCTGATGATATTATTGATCTTTACGactatattcttattttatgaatatatttttttttcgtatttttctctttaatatatgtaataagtaCCAgggatgaaatattattgcttatatgtatgttaataaatatctaatattttcaacatccTTTTTAGGAGATAGTGGCAAGGAAAAGACAAGTCTATTGGAATTTCCAGTGACTCCTAGTACTGAATGTTCTCGCGTATCATCTCGAAGTTATGTTTTTACCCTTGATACAGATAGCTTACTCATTACATTTGCTAATGAAGCAGGTGAGGAAATAATTCTTGCAGCTCAAACACTTAGTGTTCAGTTTTCAGATGttataaaatcaatgtaaATGTATGTTTTTACTCTatcttctacaaaaaaaaaaaaaaaagaaagaaagtagAAAGGAAATTTCAGCAAATGCATTTGATCCACAGATTTTCGCAATTTTCACTCGCACATAGTAAAACTCAAGGTAGGAAAAGGTATATCGGCATTTAATGAAAGAACGGAAGAATCCTCAGcaatgcaatattttcaattttatggtTATCTCTCGCAACAACAAAACATGATGCAGGATTACATTAGAACTAGTACATACCAACGAGCAATCCTTGGAAACTTATCTGATTTTAAGGATAAAGTTGTACTAGATGTAGGCGCTGGTTCTggtatattatcattttttgccATACAAGCCGGTGCTAAGAAAGTGTATGCTGTAGAAGCGAGCAATATGGCAAACCATGCCGAGCTATTAGTTGCAGCTAATAATTtgttggataaaataatagtcATAGCTGGAAAAATAGAGGAGATTGAGTTACCCGAGCGTGTGGACTGTATAGTGAGTGAGCCTATGGGATACATGTTATACAATGAAAGAATGCTTGAAACTTACTTGCATGCAAAGAAGTGGTTAGCTCCAGGTAAGCAtttcaacatatattataatttatatgcttttttcctcttattgactttcttcctttcttttttttattaattaaatcatttttacacAGGTGGGAGAATGTTTCCCTCTAGAGGTGATCTGCACATTGCACCTTTTTCTGATGAAAATCTCTATATGGAACAATTCAATAAAGCTAACTTTTGGTATCAGACATGTTTCCATGGAGTAGATCTCTGCCATGAGAAATAATGCTATTAAAGAATACTTTAGGCAACCGATTGTTGATACTTTTGATATTAGAATATGTATGGCGAAATCGGTGAGGCATATAGTAGACTTCCAAACAGCTGATGAGActgatttacataaaataggTATGGAATAAAATAGGGATaagtaaataacaaaaaaagtaaattatgcAAAGAATATAACACACTACTAACGttctgcaaaattatattttgtttagaaaTAGATGTCGATTTTCATATACTGGAGAGTGGTACATGCCATGGTCTAGCTTTCTGGTTTGATGTAGCATTTATTGGATCCACGCAACAAGTTTGGTTAAGTACAGCTCCTACAGAACCTCTCACACATTGGTATCAAGTACGCTGCCTCTTAGAAAATCCATTGTTTTGTAAAAGTGGACAACTACTCTCTGGGAAAGTCATTCTTATAGCAAATAAAAGGTAAATACTATCTGCTATTGATTTCATGTCTAATTATAcctgttttcaattttaatatgttgcaaatttattttcatatacatttgtttttgctttatttctaTACATTTGTACATTTCTATACAtactattgttatatatattacatttcagaCAATCCTATGATGTAACAATAGAACTGAAACTCGAAGGAACGAATATGGAAAGCAGTAGCAACACCTTAGACTTGAAAAATCCTTACTTTCGATACACAGGCGCTGCAGCGCAACCACCTCCTGGTTTAAATAACACTTCACCTAGTGAATCCTATTGGACAACTCTGGATGCGCAGGGTGCTCGACAAGCGGTGAATATGGTCAACGGAATGTCTGTTAATGGTCTTGGCGAGGTCTCAATGGACACAAGTGCGACCGTAAATCCAAATAATTTGCTGGCAATAGGTAAGGTTTGGTTTGACTCTTCAGTGTATCATTACATGTATTAAACGTGCCGGatgcgaaatatataatattgtaatcaaCTTCCTTGCCACATGCATCACGCCCAAGAAATTTTGATTCCCCACTGTCtgatttttgtagaaaatatatttataaagtccTTTGTCACAAAGGACGATTTTATATGAAGGATGCCAATGTTCGTACACATTGAATGATCGCTTTTTTCggctcgtatatatatattctaaatacgTATTTActacatatttaaaacatagaatatttaaacaaaaaaacattttaaaggtaataaataattgtcttCGTAACTTAGAGACATTCTGAAGTTTAATATTGctcaaaatatgtaatattttagtgtttatcattttctatattttattatagcatAGATTTTATGTACCATGTTATTTATGTACAAGAACGGTAAAAGTTCTGTTTCTTGAAAAACTgtttttgtcatttaattaaaaataattttcaatggcTCCTTCTATATAAATgtgtcattaaataataatcattaaaaaataattggcatgaaatatatagtagtttgtaaatattttgttaaagctTTGTAGTGATGTGCACATGAAAGTGCTTTGAAGattgtttttattagatatttttagataaatctttctttacatacatacattgacAATTGTAATGCAAAAAGTTCTTTGGAtgataattacaattacagTTTAAAGtggaatgaaatatttaaaggaaaaaaactgaatataagctatttttaatttttatgtgctAATACTGTTCTAATTACAGATGTTagtataattgttaattacataaaatcaaattatttgttgGACCTTCTTATTGTAATGGTACTTACAGAATGgattcacatattttattactgtaCATCATGGGAGACCTTTgtacaaagaagaaaaagttcCTTGTGATTGttctaatttatacatattttgtagaaTTTGACTCGTGTAAATAAACTTGTTTTTAGTAGTATgggtttatataaatattcaattatcaaCTCTAATcccatttataaaaattgagtttatattcttttttttcctaatatttagatataaaagagcctataattattctatttttttaatacaattaataatctatacaataattaataaatctaaataaataacagaatAAGAACACTTTTTCTTGTTGAGTACCAATAACagactaatttaaaattgatttataaatatctttttaaataagaa from Cataglyphis hispanica isolate Lineage 1 chromosome 11, ULB_Chis1_1.0, whole genome shotgun sequence encodes the following:
- the LOC126852841 gene encoding LOW QUALITY PROTEIN: histone-arginine methyltransferase CARMER (The sequence of the model RefSeq protein was modified relative to this genomic sequence to represent the inferred CDS: inserted 2 bases in 1 codon), with product MAKTFRAVTVSALSNNGQTTPKYNKPVTLNINYDPQGLSIELVSGDSGKEKTSLLEFPVTPSTECSRVSSRSYVFTLDTDSLLITFANEADFRNFHSHIVKLKVGKGISAFNERTEESSAMQYFQFYGYLSQQQNMMQDYIRTSTYQRAILGNLSDFKDKVVLDVGAGSGILSFFAIQAGAKKVYAVEASNMANHAELLVAANNLLDKIIVIAGKIEEIELPERVDCIVSEPMGYMLYNERMLETYLHAKKWLAPGGRMFPSRGDLHIAPFSDENLYMEQFNKANFWYQTCFHGVDLXAMRNNAIKEYFRQPIVDTFDIRICMAKSVRHIVDFQTADETDLHKIEIDVDFHILESGTCHGLAFWFDVAFIGSTQQVWLSTAPTEPLTHWYQVRCLLENPLFCKSGQLLSGKVILIANKRQSYDVTIELKLEGTNMESSSNTLDLKNPYFRYTGAAAQPPPGLNNTSPSESYWTTLDAQGARQAVNMVNGMSVNGLGEVSMDTSATVNPNNLLAIGGQPNIHPGSISSTGRGRVGTATSTQAAQLIGGGITPNMFTSPATLGVTFQQSLVLGNSSHYPVNPSLMIGDYVTPGNGLSPQVYRQ